One genomic segment of Actinoplanes ianthinogenes includes these proteins:
- a CDS encoding alpha/beta hydrolase: MRALRRPVTAAILTLATLVGFLRPAVAAGPVSWTACPEDEKVQCGVMRVPANWADPYGPTIELRMARRQATDPARRIGVLIVNPGGPGGSAVNMTLDADFTPELLKRFDIIGLDPRGVGRSAPVLCDQALVDAKPSPLVPDEAAFRALAEYNRKLAADCTARSGPVVEHADTGSVVRDVEALRVALGEPRISIMGASYGSLIGELYGEYHPGTLRAAVLDSVMDHSVDVDTFLAQETVAVQDSFTEFVKWCARDARCVLRGQDIPKLWATLLGRAAAGTLEDPYDPPAKLGVWELISAAFSAFYDPQWFSFAHYLQDAAHPAAAAGRRAREAAPVDLTPNSFPAVFCGDWALPVGDFTAYRKRLEILAGLAPQVRASPLALSAAAGCVGWPVPPASPQRTLSPAKLPTLLVNALHDPATGHAWARQVAAQLGPNARLLTYQGWGHIAYSHSPCVKAAVERYLIDLTLPAAGATCPAVEPEPFGVG, encoded by the coding sequence TTGCGAGCTTTGCGACGGCCGGTCACGGCGGCGATCCTCACCCTTGCCACCCTTGTCGGATTCCTCCGGCCGGCGGTCGCCGCGGGGCCGGTGAGCTGGACGGCCTGTCCCGAGGACGAGAAGGTGCAGTGCGGCGTCATGCGGGTCCCGGCGAACTGGGCCGACCCGTACGGGCCGACGATCGAGCTGCGGATGGCCCGGCGGCAGGCGACCGACCCGGCGCGGCGGATCGGCGTGCTGATCGTGAACCCGGGCGGCCCCGGCGGCTCGGCGGTCAACATGACGCTGGACGCCGACTTCACGCCGGAGCTGCTCAAGCGGTTCGACATCATCGGGCTCGACCCGCGCGGGGTGGGCCGCAGCGCCCCGGTGCTCTGCGACCAGGCGCTGGTCGACGCGAAACCGTCGCCGCTGGTCCCGGACGAGGCCGCGTTCCGCGCGCTGGCCGAGTACAACCGCAAGCTGGCCGCCGACTGCACCGCCCGCAGCGGGCCGGTGGTCGAGCACGCCGACACCGGCAGCGTGGTCCGGGACGTGGAGGCGCTGCGGGTCGCGCTCGGCGAGCCCAGGATCAGCATCATGGGCGCGTCGTACGGCTCGCTGATCGGCGAGCTGTACGGCGAGTATCACCCGGGCACGCTGCGGGCCGCGGTGCTGGACTCGGTGATGGACCACAGCGTGGACGTGGACACGTTCCTGGCCCAGGAGACCGTCGCGGTGCAGGACTCGTTCACCGAGTTCGTCAAGTGGTGCGCCCGGGACGCCCGGTGCGTGCTGCGCGGGCAGGACATCCCGAAACTGTGGGCGACGCTGCTGGGCCGGGCGGCGGCCGGGACGCTGGAGGATCCGTACGACCCGCCGGCCAAGCTCGGTGTCTGGGAGCTGATCTCGGCGGCGTTCAGCGCGTTCTACGACCCGCAGTGGTTCTCGTTCGCGCACTACCTCCAGGACGCCGCCCATCCCGCGGCGGCGGCCGGGCGACGGGCGCGCGAGGCGGCGCCGGTGGACCTGACGCCGAACAGTTTCCCGGCGGTGTTCTGCGGGGACTGGGCGCTGCCGGTGGGGGACTTCACCGCGTACCGGAAGCGTCTTGAGATCTTGGCGGGCCTCGCGCCGCAGGTCCGTGCCTCACCGCTGGCCCTGTCCGCGGCCGCGGGCTGCGTCGGCTGGCCGGTGCCGCCGGCCAGCCCGCAGCGGACGCTGTCCCCGGCGAAGCTGCCGACGCTGCTGGTCAACGCGTTGCACGATCCGGCGACCGGGCACGCCTGGGCGCGGCAGGTGGCGGCGCAACTCGGGCCGAACGCGCGGCTGCTGACCTATCAGGGGTGGGGGCACATCGCGTACTCGCACAGTCCCTGCGTGAAGGCGGCGGTCGAGCGCTACCTGATCGACCTCACCCTGCCGGCCGCCGGCGCGACGTGCCCGGCGGTCGAACCCGAACCGTTCGGTGTCGGTTGA